One window from the genome of Mauremys mutica isolate MM-2020 ecotype Southern chromosome 4, ASM2049712v1, whole genome shotgun sequence encodes:
- the CDK18 gene encoding cyclin-dependent kinase 18 isoform X2, whose protein sequence is MNKMKNFKRRFSLSVPRTETIEESLAEFTEQFNQLNNRKNEDLAQGHLQMGHLGRGFRAEPTSISPSEVEGRSPTAVRYRRNNQRRFSMEDVSKRLSLPVDIRLPPEFLQKLQMDNPEFPKTFSRMSRRASLSDIGFGKLETYVKLEKLGEGTYATVFKGRSKLTGNLVALKEIRLEHEEGAPCTAIREVSLLKNLKHANIVTLHDFIHTERSLTLVFEYLDNDLKQYLDNCGNLMNVHNVKIFLFQLLRGLSYCHKSKILHRDLKPQNLLINERGELKLADFGLARAKSIPTKTYSNEVVTLWYRPPDVLLGSTEYSTPIDMWGVGCIHYEMVTGRPMFPGSTVKEELHLIFRLLGTPTEVSWPGITSNEEFKGYHFTQYQAQPLINHAPRLDTEGIDLLTSLLLYEAKCRISAEEALRHPYFKALGDRVQLLPDNASIFSLKEIQLQKDPGYRGSAFQQSARGKSRRQSIF, encoded by the exons ACCTGGCACAAGGGCACCTGCAGATGGGCCACCTGGGCAGGGGTTTCCGGGCAGAGCCAacctccatttccccctcagagGTGGAAGGCCGGTCCCCGACAGCCGTGCGCTACCGAAGGAACAACCAGCGCCGCTTCTCCATGGAG GATGTCAGCAAGCGGCTCTCCCTGCCCGTGGACATCCGTCTGCCCCCAGAGTTCCTGCAGAAGCTGCAGATGGACAATCCAGAGTTCCCCAAGACCTTCAGCAGGATGTCTCGACGGGCTTCCCTC TCAGACATCGGATTTGGGAAGCTGGAAACCTATGTTAAATTGGAAAAACTAGGGGAG GGCACCTACGCCACTGTCTTCAAGGGGCGCAGCAAGCTAACTGGGAACCTGGTCGCTCTGAAGGAGATCCGTCTGGAGCACGAAGAAGGGGCACCCTGCACAGCTATCAGGGAGG TTTCCCTGCTGAAGAACCTGAAACATGCAAATATTGTGACCCTCCATGATTTCATCCACACTGAGCGCTCCCTCACCCTTGTCTTCGAGTACCTG GACAATGACCTAAAGCAATATCTGGATAACTGCGGGAACCTGATGAACGTGCACAATGTGAAG aTCTTCCTGTTCCAGCTGCTCCGCGGCCTGTCCTACTGCCACAAGAGCAAGATCCTGCATCGAGACCTCAAACCGCAGAACCTGCTCATCAACGAAAGGGGGGAGCTAAAGCTGGCTGACTTTG GTCTAGCCAGAGCCAAATCAATCCCTACGAAAACATATTCCAACGAGGTGGTCACGCTGTGGTATCGGCCCCCAGATGTTCTGCTGGGATCTACTGAGTACTCCACGCCCATCGATATGTG GGGGGTGGGCTGCATACACTATGAAATGGTCACTGGACGGCCCATGTTCCCAGGCTCGACTGTGAAAGAAGAGCTCCATTTAATCTTCAGGCTTCTTG GCACCCCTACAGAAGTCTCCTGGCCCGGAATCACATCCAACGAGGAGTTTAAGGGTTATCATTTCACCCAGTACCAAGCCCAGCCCTTGATAAATCACGCACCCAG GCTGGACACAGAAGGGATCGACTTGCTGACGAGCCTCCTCCTG TATGAAGCCAAATGCCGGATCTCCGCCGAAGAGGCCCTGCGACACCCTTACTTCAAGGCGCTGGGGGACCGAGTCCAGCTCCTCCCTGACA ATGCCTCTATCTTCTCTCTGAAGGAAATACAGCTTCAAAAGGACCCTGGCTACCGAGGTTCAGCCTTTCAGCAGTCAG CCCGAGGGAAAAGCAGGAGGCAGAGTATATTTTAA